In Lagopus muta isolate bLagMut1 chromosome 6, bLagMut1 primary, whole genome shotgun sequence, one DNA window encodes the following:
- the LOC125695028 gene encoding disintegrin and metalloproteinase domain-containing protein 21-like: METLLVLVVLLGLVGCSTTPDDEPGLLRVTGVWVTVPRQLSPRADTNPLTVSYWLEVQGKPQVLRLRPRKGLASQPFTLVTYGEDGARREEHVYVQDNCFYQGEVQGSPGSLVALGTCDRGLRGVLWMEGSTYEIEPIPDDPAFQHMLYCMEADSDPMGPTCGLTPTELQYQKTVLPWLQAPRTEEKYMLKDWWTHTRYVKLVVVVDNVRFVRSDRNESKVLRQVLEVVNIGDSLYDQLSVQLFLVGLEIWTKGNLINITNSVNKALSDFNKWRKTDLHPRMRHDVAHLFAFQGFGKSLGLAYLGSICDRQWSAAVDSFTNRRLSSFIVTFVHELGHNLGMRHDERHCKCRRKRCIMYESESDTDAFSDCSYKDYFDLLGSGGSCLRQSPALGSYYTLKREYCGNKIVESGEQCDCGSKSDCRNDPCCHPNCTLTEGSVCASGKCCKGCQILPAGTLCRARTGNCDLPEYCNGTSPWCKPDLYVQDGAPCEDGAYCYKGKCSSHSKQCKHLFGKQARPAPLDCFKEVNSRGDRFGNCGIRNGIHFTKCSVEDALCGRLQCENIPKLPSLQNHITVIQTPARGKKCWGLDYHTGMPVADLGAVEDGTRCGSNKICIDRTCTDISVLNYDCNITKCHNRGVCNNLRNCHCEYGWAPPYCEREGFGGSIDSGPPPSKQLFQRSRIGVVGLVFPVVLGVILVIYYKKEIGEWFMRIRPDSTEGVSGCFKYCKCQ, translated from the coding sequence ATGGAGAcgctgctggtgctggtggtgctgctgggcctgGTGGGGTGCTCCACCACCCCTGATGATGAGCCTGGGCTGCTTCGTGTCACCGGTGTGTGGGTGACAGTGCCACGACAGCTGAGCCCCCGGGCTGATACCAACCCCCTGACTGTCTCCTACTGGCTGGAGGTGCAGGGGAAGCCACAGGTCCTGCGCCTGCGGCCCAGGAAGGGCCTGGCCTCCCAGCCTTTCACTTTGGTCACCTATGGCGAGGATGGGGCACGTCGGGAGGAGCATGTCTACGTTCAGGACAATTGCTTCTATCAAGGTGAGGTTCAGGGAAGTCCCGGCTCCCTGGTGGCCCTCGGCACCTGTGACAGGGGCCTCCGTGGAGTGCTTTGGATGGAAGGCAGCACCTACGAGATCGAGCCCATCCCTGATGATCCAGCCTTTCAGCACATGCTCTACTGCATGGAGGCAGACAGCGACCCTATGGGCCCCACGTGCGGGCTGAcccccacagagctgcagtacCAAAAGACTGTGCTGCCCTGGCTTCAGGCTCCACGAACAGAAGAGAAGTACATGCTGAAGGACTGGTGGACACATACCAGGTATGTGAAGTTAGTAGTGGTCGTGGACAACGTGCGGTTTGTGAGGTCAGACAGGAATGAATCCAAAGTCTTGAGGCAAGTCCTCGAAGTTGTCAATATTGGAGATTCTCTGTATGACCAGCTTTCTGTTCAACTGTTCCTTGTGGGACTGGAGATTTGGACCAAAGGCAATCTTATAAACATTACTAACTCTGTAAACAAGGCACTTTCAGACTTTAACAAATGGCGAAAAACAGACCTACATCCACGGATGCGCCATGATGTTGCTCACTTATTTGCATTTCAGGGCTTTGGAAAAAGCCTGGGATTGGCATATCTGGGGTCCATATGTGACAGGCAGTGGTCAGCAGCAGTTGATTCCTTCACCAACAGGAGGCTGTCTTCATTTATTGTCACATTTGTCCATGAGCTGGGCCATAATCTTGGGATGCGTCATGATGAACGGCACTGTAAATGCAGGCGGAAGAGGTGCATTATGTACGAAAGTGAATCTGACACTGACGCATTCAGTGACTGCAGTTACAAAGACTACTTTGATCTGCTTGGGAGTGGTGGTAGCTGCCTGCGTCAATCACCAGCACTTGGCAGCTACTACACTCTGAAGCGTGAATACTGCGGGAATAAGATAGTAGAAAGCGGAGAGCAGTGCGACTGTGGTTCAAAATCAGACTGCAGAAACGATCCTTGTTGTCACCCTAACTGCACGCTGACTGAAGGTTCAGTTTGTGCTTCTGGAAAATGTTGCAAGGGCTGTCAGATCCTTCCAGCAGGAACACTCTGCAGAGCACGTACCGGTAACTGCGACCTGCCGGAGTACTGCAATGGGACCTCCCCTTGGTGCAAGCCAGACCTGTATGTACAAGATGGAGCCCCTTGCGAAGATGGTGCCTATTgctacaaaggaaaatgttcttccCACAGTAAACAATGCAAGCATCTTTTTGGCAAACAAGCCAGGCCCGCTCCTTTAGATTGCTTCAAAGAAGTGAATAGTCGAGGTGACCGTTTTGGAAATTGTGGTATTCGTAACGGTATTCATTTTACTAAGTGCAGTGTTGAGGATGCCTTATGTGGTAGGCTACAGTGTGAAAACATACCCAAGTTGCCCTCTTTGCAGAACCACATAACAGTCATCCAAACCCCTGCCAGAGGTAAAAAGTGTTGGGGTCTTGACTATCACACAGGGATGCCTGTAGCTGACTTGGGGGCTGTGGAAGATGGCACGAGGTGTGGCAGCAACAAGATTTGTATTGACAGGACATGTACCgatatttcagtgctgaattATGATTGTAACATAACAAAGTGCCATAACAGAGGAGTGTGTAACAATCTTAGGAACTGTCACTGCGAGTATGGTTGGGCTCCTCCATATTGTGAGCGGGAAGGATTTGGAGGTAGCATCGACAGCGGGCCCCCTCCATCCAAGCAGCTTTTTCAGAGGTCAAGAATAGGAGTAGTTGGCcttgtttttcctgttgttcTCGGAGTTATTCTTGTCATATattataaaaaggaaataggGGAATGGTTTATGAGGATAAGGCCTGATTCCACAGAAGGAGTTAGTGGTTGTTTCAAATACTGCAAATGCCAGTAG
- the LOC125695412 gene encoding synaptojanin-2-binding protein: protein MNGSVAGGGVSEEVIRLTRGPSGLGFNIVGGTDQQVISNDSSIYVSRIKKDGPAHLDGRLQEGDKILAINGRDLKNLRHMDAVELFKNAGYDVSLKIQHRLKPENGPAGHRGGGDSGGLPLAAILVPGLALAAAAVWILLRYRHRM, encoded by the exons ATGAACGGCAGCGTGGCGGGCGGCGGCGTTTCCGAGGAGGTGATCCGGCTCACCCGGGGACCTTCAG GGCTGGGCTTCAACATTGTTGGTGGTACAGATCAGCAGGTCATTTCTAATGACAGCAGCATCTATGTCAGCCGGATCAAAAAGGATGGGCCAGCTCACCTCGATGGCCGATTACAAGAAGGAGATAAAATTCTGGCG atcAATGGCAGAGACTTGAAGAATTTGCGACACATGGATGCTGTGGAACTGTTCAAAAATGCAGGCTATGATGTGTCTCTGAAAATTCAGCACAGG TTGAAGCCAGAAAATGGCCCAGCGGGTCATCGAGGTGGTGGAGACTCAGGTGGGCTTCCCCTAGCAGCCATTCTTGTTCCAGGCCTGGCACTCGCTGCAGCAGCAGTCTGGATCTTATTGAGGTATCGACACCGGATGTGA
- the MED6 gene encoding mediator of RNA polymerase II transcription subunit 6 — protein sequence MAAVDVRDNLLGISWVDSAWIPILNNGSVLDYFSERSNPFYDRTCNNEVVKMQRMTLDHLNQMVGVEYILLHAQEPILFIIRKQQRQSPTQVIPLADYYIIAGVIYQAPDLGSVINSRVLTAVHGIQSAFEEAMSYCRYHPSKGYWWHFKDQEEREKAKPKAKKKEEPSSIFQRHRVDALLLDLRQKFPPKFVQQKPGEKPIPVDQIKKEPEPAPEAVKTEEKETVKNAQQSAAAKGPPEKRMRLQ from the exons ATGGCGGCGGTGGACGTGCGAG ATAACCTCTTGGGAATTTCCTGGGTTGACAGTGCCTGGATTCCAATACTAAACAATGGCAGTGTGTTGGACTACTTCTCGGAGCGCAGTAACCCGTTCTATGACCGAACTTGTAATAATGAAGTTGTCAAAATGCAGCGGATGACCCTGGACCACTTGAA ccAGATGGTTGGAGTGGAGTACATCCTCCTTCACGCTCAAGAGCCCATTCTCTTCATTATCCGAAAGCAGCAAAGGCAATCTCCAACACAAG TTATTCCTTTGGCTGACTACTATATTATTGCTGGAGTGATTTATCAGGCACCCGACTTAGGGTCTGTCATTAACTCCAGAGTT CTCACTGCTGTACATGGAATTCAGTCTGCTTTTGAAGAAGCTATGTCCTATTGTCGCTATCACCCATCAAAAGGCTATTGGTGGCATTTCAAAGACCAGGAAGAACGAG AGAAAGCTAAGCCAAAAgcgaagaagaaagaagaaccAAGTTCTATTTTTCAAAGACATCGGGTAGATGCTTTGCTTCTAGACCTAAGACAAAAGTTTCCACCCAAATTTGTTCAG CAAAAGCCTGGAGAAAAGCCCATTCCAG TGGATCAAATAAAGAAGGAGCCAGAACCAGCCCCTGAAGCTGTCaagacagaggagaaagagaCTGTAAAGAATGCtcagcagagtgctgctgctAAAGGACCACCTGAAAAACGGATGAGACTACAGTGA